Proteins from a genomic interval of Asticcacaulis sp. AND118:
- a CDS encoding valine--tRNA ligase has protein sequence MLEKTFDPKTVEPRLYEMWETSGAFKPTEDENAEPFSIVIPPPNVTGSLHIGHALNNTLQDVLTRFERMRGKAALWLPGTDHAGIATQMVVERQLAAAGNVGRRDMGREAFVEKVWQWKAESSGTIQGQLRRLGASCDWSRERFTLDEGLSDAVRKVFVQLYKENLIYRDKRLVNWDPHFQTAISDLEVEQKEVDGHYWHFAYPLADGVTFQYPVKDEEGNETLETRDYIVVATTRPETMLGDTAVAVHPEDERYKDLIGKHVILPITGRRIPIVGDDYADPTKGSGAVKITPAHDFNDFQVGKRHDLPLINILTPFATLNDEVPEDYRGQDRFAARKAIIARAEEEGWLKAIEKTKHMVPHGDRSGVVIEPFLTDQWYVNAGELAKEALAAVEDGRTVFEPKNWEKTYFEWLRNIEPWCISRQLWWGHRIPAWFGPDGQCFVEMSGEEAQAAADKHYGKVVELTQDEDVLDTWFSSGLWPFSTMGWPEQTRDLERFYPTHTLITGFDIIFFWVARMMMMGLHFTGRPPFQRVFINALVRDEKGQKMSKSKGNVMDPLILIDEFGADALRFTLTAMSGQGRDIKLAKQRIEGYRNFGTKLWNAHRFAQMNECASVAGFDPADVRLTLSRWIRGETHKTVKIVTEALEACAFDDAANALYRFVWNVVCDWYVELSKPILNGEDAEAKAEIRAMTAWVLDQCLILLHPVMPFITEELWAAGDNRAKALIVESWPLYDASAIDAAADTEINWLIELISEVRSVRSEMNVPGSAKVPLTLTGAEAQTQAWINTHRDLILFLGRLGEVGVADAAPLGSVPFVIGEANGNLSVAEFIDLKAEADRLTKAIADFTKTIEGTKRKLDNPEFVKKAPEEVIAENQERLADAEGGKARLSVALERLKAAL, from the coding sequence ATGCTGGAAAAGACCTTCGATCCCAAAACCGTTGAACCGCGCCTCTACGAGATGTGGGAAACGTCCGGCGCCTTCAAGCCGACCGAGGACGAAAACGCCGAGCCCTTTTCCATCGTCATCCCGCCGCCCAACGTCACGGGCAGCCTGCATATCGGCCACGCGCTGAACAATACGCTGCAGGACGTGCTGACGCGCTTCGAGCGTATGCGCGGCAAGGCGGCCCTGTGGCTGCCCGGCACTGATCATGCGGGCATCGCCACCCAGATGGTCGTCGAACGCCAACTGGCCGCCGCCGGTAATGTCGGCCGCCGCGACATGGGCCGCGAAGCCTTTGTCGAGAAGGTGTGGCAGTGGAAGGCCGAGAGCAGCGGCACGATTCAGGGGCAGTTGCGCCGTCTGGGTGCGTCGTGCGACTGGTCGCGCGAGCGCTTTACGCTGGACGAGGGTCTGTCCGACGCCGTGCGCAAGGTCTTCGTGCAACTGTACAAGGAAAACCTGATCTATCGCGACAAGCGTCTGGTCAACTGGGACCCGCACTTCCAGACCGCCATCTCGGACCTTGAGGTCGAGCAGAAGGAGGTCGACGGCCACTACTGGCACTTCGCCTATCCGCTCGCCGACGGGGTGACCTTCCAGTATCCGGTCAAGGACGAAGAGGGGAACGAGACGCTGGAAACCCGCGACTATATCGTCGTGGCGACCACGCGCCCGGAAACCATGCTGGGCGATACCGCCGTCGCCGTCCACCCGGAAGACGAGCGCTACAAGGACCTGATCGGCAAGCATGTCATTCTGCCGATCACGGGCCGCCGCATCCCCATCGTCGGCGACGACTATGCCGACCCGACCAAGGGCTCCGGCGCGGTGAAGATCACCCCGGCCCACGATTTCAACGACTTCCAGGTCGGTAAGCGTCACGATCTGCCGCTGATCAACATTCTGACGCCGTTCGCCACGCTCAATGACGAGGTGCCGGAAGATTATCGCGGTCAGGACCGTTTCGCGGCGCGCAAGGCCATCATCGCCCGCGCCGAGGAAGAGGGCTGGCTGAAAGCCATCGAAAAGACGAAACACATGGTGCCGCACGGCGACCGGTCGGGCGTGGTCATCGAGCCCTTCCTGACCGATCAGTGGTACGTCAATGCCGGTGAGCTGGCCAAGGAGGCGCTGGCCGCCGTCGAGGATGGCCGAACCGTCTTCGAGCCCAAGAACTGGGAAAAGACCTATTTCGAATGGCTGCGCAATATCGAGCCGTGGTGCATTTCGCGCCAGCTCTGGTGGGGCCACCGCATTCCGGCGTGGTTCGGGCCGGACGGTCAGTGTTTCGTCGAAATGTCGGGCGAAGAGGCGCAGGCCGCCGCGGATAAGCACTATGGCAAGGTCGTCGAACTGACGCAGGACGAAGACGTTCTCGACACCTGGTTCTCGTCGGGTCTGTGGCCGTTCTCGACCATGGGCTGGCCGGAACAGACGCGCGACCTTGAGCGCTTCTACCCGACGCATACCCTGATCACCGGCTTCGACATTATCTTCTTCTGGGTCGCCCGGATGATGATGATGGGCCTGCACTTTACGGGCAGGCCTCCCTTCCAGCGCGTCTTCATCAACGCCCTCGTCCGCGACGAGAAGGGCCAGAAGATGTCGAAGTCGAAGGGCAATGTGATGGACCCGCTCATCCTGATCGATGAGTTCGGCGCCGACGCCCTGCGCTTCACCCTGACCGCCATGTCCGGGCAGGGCCGGGACATCAAGTTGGCCAAACAGCGCATTGAAGGGTATCGCAATTTCGGCACCAAGCTGTGGAATGCTCACCGCTTCGCACAGATGAACGAATGCGCTTCGGTTGCCGGTTTCGACCCGGCCGACGTCAGGCTGACCCTGTCGCGCTGGATTCGCGGCGAGACGCACAAGACGGTGAAGATCGTCACCGAAGCGCTGGAAGCCTGCGCCTTCGATGACGCCGCCAATGCGCTGTATAGGTTCGTGTGGAACGTCGTCTGCGACTGGTATGTCGAACTGTCGAAGCCGATCCTCAATGGCGAGGACGCCGAGGCCAAGGCTGAAATCCGCGCCATGACGGCGTGGGTGCTCGATCAGTGCCTGATCCTGCTGCACCCGGTCATGCCCTTCATCACCGAAGAACTGTGGGCTGCTGGCGACAACCGCGCCAAGGCCCTGATCGTCGAAAGCTGGCCGCTCTACGACGCTTCGGCCATCGATGCGGCGGCGGACACCGAGATCAACTGGCTGATCGAGCTGATCTCAGAAGTGCGTTCGGTGCGTTCGGAAATGAACGTGCCGGGTTCGGCCAAGGTGCCGTTGACCCTTACCGGGGCCGAGGCGCAGACGCAGGCGTGGATTAACACGCACCGCGACCTGATCCTGTTCCTTGGGCGTCTGGGCGAAGTCGGCGTGGCCGATGCCGCACCGCTGGGTTCCGTGCCGTTCGTAATCGGTGAAGCCAACGGCAATCTCAGTGTGGCGGAGTTTATCGATCTGAAGGCCGAGGCCGATCGCCTGACCAAGGCGATTGCCGACTTCACCAAGACGATCGAGGGCACCAAGCGCAAGCTCGACAATCCGGAATTCGTCAAGAAGGCCCCGGAAGAGGTCATTGCCGAAAATCAGGAACGTCTCGCCGATGCCGAAGGCGGCAAGGCCCGGCTGTCGGTAGCGCTGGAACGGTTGAAAGCGGCGCTGTAA
- a CDS encoding glycosyltransferase family 87 protein, whose product MSVPAKRSSPQMTALFVALFTMPVWSSLLGRLVKGKWWLNDFDSLICGADHVRRGLSPYALQPVCDGINPAPFVYPPSIAAFFAPLTAWLSFDQLRIAYALLLLPVVAVTVWYVFRKAFPDMSLRWRALGCAVLTGSSLASGNVSLILHGVILMCTLNLHKSRWPFLIAVVASALIKPVLLTYLVLFLYQDRKLLSRTAFTAIGAVGGIAAFLWVSHGSGPLHTEWLMRMDQIVLTQQPGISFFAWASVFGGGPDQWPWLVLLALYMGVLTLGGLLLAEVTRLNDDQRVLLGLGLAHLLNPRLMDYDILVLGPFLALIALSARHAGDTAALWARRGLWAATSITLFFSMADIDAVKAAPLGIWLGTILTVSVMVIVAWRHRQTLRKWLRAMPSHLKDVLTFKI is encoded by the coding sequence ATGTCTGTCCCGGCAAAACGCTCCTCCCCTCAGATGACGGCGCTGTTCGTCGCCCTGTTCACCATGCCGGTGTGGTCCTCTCTGCTGGGCCGTCTGGTCAAGGGCAAGTGGTGGCTCAACGATTTCGATTCGCTGATCTGCGGGGCCGACCACGTGCGGCGCGGTCTATCACCCTATGCGCTTCAGCCGGTCTGCGACGGCATCAATCCGGCCCCCTTCGTCTATCCGCCCTCGATCGCCGCCTTCTTCGCACCCCTGACGGCGTGGCTCAGCTTCGATCAGTTGCGCATCGCCTATGCCCTCCTACTGCTGCCCGTCGTCGCCGTCACAGTGTGGTACGTCTTCCGCAAGGCCTTCCCCGACATGAGCCTGCGTTGGCGCGCGCTGGGCTGCGCCGTCCTCACCGGCAGTTCTCTGGCCAGCGGCAATGTCAGCCTGATCCTGCACGGCGTGATCCTGATGTGTACGCTGAACCTGCACAAAAGCCGCTGGCCGTTCCTGATCGCCGTAGTCGCCTCGGCCCTGATCAAGCCGGTGTTGCTGACCTATCTCGTTCTCTTTCTCTATCAGGACCGCAAACTACTCAGCCGCACCGCCTTCACCGCTATCGGGGCCGTCGGCGGCATCGCCGCCTTTCTGTGGGTATCGCACGGCAGCGGGCCCCTGCACACGGAATGGCTCATGCGCATGGACCAGATCGTCCTGACCCAGCAGCCGGGCATCAGTTTCTTTGCCTGGGCCTCGGTCTTCGGCGGCGGGCCGGATCAGTGGCCGTGGCTGGTCTTGCTGGCCCTCTATATGGGCGTCTTGACGCTGGGCGGACTGCTGCTGGCCGAGGTGACGCGCCTGAACGACGATCAGCGCGTGCTGCTCGGTCTGGGGCTGGCGCACCTGCTCAATCCGCGACTGATGGACTACGATATTCTCGTTCTGGGGCCGTTCCTCGCCCTCATCGCCCTGAGCGCGCGCCACGCCGGCGACACCGCCGCCCTGTGGGCCCGGCGCGGCCTGTGGGCCGCCACCTCGATCACCCTGTTTTTCAGCATGGCCGACATCGACGCCGTCAAGGCCGCACCGCTCGGCATATGGCTCGGCACAATTCTAACCGTTTCGGTGATGGTCATCGTCGCCTGGCGCCATCGCCAGACGCTGCGAAAGTGGCTGCGCGCGATGCCATCGCACCTGAAAGACGTGCTCACGTTTAAAATCTGA
- a CDS encoding glycosyltransferase gives MPDANFAADKAPDVNAPDLSLIICTLNEGAAIRSVITEIAGHLSGIHFEIVVVDDDSKDNTAAEVTDLGKSDPRVRLFVRKGERGLSSAAIKGWDIARGRVLGIMDGDGQHDPAAIRGLADMILKGDKDLVCASRYIGKTDTGLSFIRDLGSKAATLATGLVLKAPLTDPMSGCFMMTRDFYESARPNLTGVGFKILVDLVASTKVRPRFGEVKASLRQRQGGESKLDIRVVLDLGALLVEKATNGLISARFVLFGLVGVSGAFVYALILALSHSLLRVDGGLPLYRYQVRYDDIINYGLAIWLSMTWNFYINNALTFRDKRLKGWPMFTGLLGFYFACSIGALLSLGVAILLKDYFGIHWFAAGVSAALLSGVWNYWGAKAFAWNQKKGTN, from the coding sequence TTGCCAGACGCAAATTTTGCCGCTGACAAAGCCCCGGACGTCAACGCGCCCGATCTCAGCCTTATCATCTGCACGCTGAACGAAGGCGCGGCCATCCGCAGCGTCATCACCGAGATCGCCGGCCACCTGAGCGGCATCCATTTCGAAATCGTCGTGGTCGATGACGATTCGAAGGACAATACGGCGGCGGAAGTCACCGACCTCGGCAAGAGCGACCCGCGCGTGCGCCTGTTCGTGCGCAAGGGCGAGCGCGGCCTGTCCTCGGCGGCGATCAAAGGCTGGGACATCGCCCGCGGCCGTGTGCTGGGCATCATGGACGGCGACGGTCAGCACGACCCGGCGGCCATTCGCGGGCTGGCCGACATGATCCTCAAAGGCGACAAGGATCTGGTCTGCGCCTCGCGCTATATCGGCAAGACCGATACGGGCCTCAGCTTCATCCGCGATCTGGGGTCGAAGGCGGCGACCTTGGCCACCGGTCTGGTGCTCAAGGCCCCGCTGACCGATCCGATGAGCGGCTGCTTCATGATGACGCGCGACTTTTACGAGTCGGCGCGTCCGAACCTGACCGGTGTGGGCTTCAAGATTCTGGTCGATCTGGTCGCTTCGACCAAGGTGCGCCCGCGCTTCGGCGAGGTGAAGGCCTCGCTGCGTCAGCGTCAGGGCGGCGAATCGAAGCTCGACATCCGCGTCGTGCTCGACCTCGGCGCGCTGCTGGTCGAAAAGGCCACCAACGGTCTCATTTCTGCGCGCTTTGTGCTGTTCGGACTGGTGGGCGTGTCGGGGGCCTTCGTCTACGCGCTCATTCTGGCGCTCAGCCATTCGCTGCTGCGCGTCGACGGTGGTCTGCCGCTCTATCGGTATCAGGTGCGCTACGACGACATCATCAATTACGGTCTGGCCATCTGGCTGTCGATGACGTGGAACTTCTACATCAATAATGCCCTGACCTTCCGCGACAAGCGTTTGAAGGGCTGGCCGATGTTCACCGGCCTGCTGGGCTTCTACTTCGCCTGTTCGATCGGGGCGCTGCTCAGCCTGGGCGTGGCCATCCTGCTGAAAGACTATTTCGGCATCCACTGGTTCGCCGCCGGGGTTTCGGCGGCGCTGCTTAGCGGCGTGTGGAACTACTGGGGCGCCAAGGCCTTCGCCTGGAACCAGAAGAAGGGCACGAATTAA
- a CDS encoding glycine zipper 2TM domain-containing protein, with amino-acid sequence MTKFNTTRKIVLSAVASAMVLSAGMTGTASAYDRYDRRGYSEACSERKTSNKTTGALVGAAAGAAVGNGVSARNARTEGTILGAVVGGLIGAKVGSDNTQCQYYNNGRDRYDDRYDRRDRHDRYDRRDRYDDRYDRRDRY; translated from the coding sequence ATGACCAAGTTCAATACCACGAGGAAGATCGTCCTGTCGGCCGTGGCTTCGGCCATGGTGCTGAGCGCCGGTATGACCGGCACGGCTTCGGCCTATGACCGTTACGACCGTCGCGGTTACTCGGAAGCCTGCTCGGAACGCAAGACGAGCAACAAGACCACCGGCGCTCTGGTGGGCGCGGCGGCTGGCGCGGCGGTCGGTAACGGCGTCTCGGCCCGTAACGCCCGCACCGAAGGCACCATTCTGGGCGCCGTGGTCGGCGGCCTGATCGGCGCCAAGGTCGGTTCGGACAACACGCAGTGCCAGTACTACAACAATGGCCGCGACCGCTACGACGACCGTTATGACCGCCGCGACCGTCATGATCGCTACGACCGCCGCGATCGCTATGACGACCGTTACGACCGTCGCGATCGTTACTAA
- a CDS encoding class I SAM-dependent RNA methyltransferase, which translates to MSDVTLTIEKVGFQGDGVTADGVFVSLTLPGETVRAAVPKDGHARLIEVLTPSPERVAPVCPHFTLCGGCSLQHWDMVAYGEWKRGIVGTVLSRAGLETDITPILTTPPATRRRVGLHARQFRQGRTVRTELGYKLRRSWDQVKVEVCPVADPTLVAAIPVLTEIASHLFEHPKSAPILSVTTSDTGLDVDLRGIERSKSGGLSAQARMEIAMIAQSSDIRLARISIADDILYQTHLPSVRFGRATVDLPTGSFLQASPTSEADMVALVKAAVAGARRVADLFCGAGTFTFPLAENASVYAADAAGGAVRALKAAIGRAPGLKPITVEARDLFRAPVVAEEMAGWDAIVFDPPRAGAEAQVGQIARSKVQRVVGVSCNAQTFARDAKILTEAGFQLDRVTPIDQFLWSGHVELVGVFSR; encoded by the coding sequence ATGAGTGATGTGACCCTTACCATCGAAAAAGTCGGCTTTCAGGGCGACGGCGTGACGGCGGACGGCGTGTTCGTGTCGCTGACCCTGCCCGGAGAGACGGTGCGCGCCGCCGTGCCCAAGGACGGACACGCCCGCCTGATCGAGGTGCTGACTCCGTCGCCGGAGCGCGTCGCGCCGGTGTGCCCGCACTTTACGCTGTGCGGCGGGTGCAGTCTTCAACACTGGGACATGGTCGCCTATGGCGAATGGAAGCGCGGCATCGTCGGGACGGTGCTGAGCCGCGCCGGGCTGGAAACCGACATCACGCCGATCCTGACCACGCCGCCGGCGACGCGCCGCCGCGTGGGCCTGCACGCCAGGCAGTTTCGTCAGGGCAGGACGGTGCGCACCGAACTGGGCTACAAACTGCGCCGGTCGTGGGATCAGGTGAAGGTCGAGGTCTGCCCGGTCGCCGATCCGACCCTCGTCGCCGCCATTCCGGTGCTGACGGAGATCGCTTCGCACCTGTTCGAGCATCCGAAATCGGCCCCCATCCTGTCGGTCACCACCTCCGATACGGGGCTGGACGTCGATTTGCGCGGCATCGAGCGCAGCAAGAGCGGTGGGCTGAGCGCGCAGGCGCGCATGGAAATCGCCATGATCGCGCAGTCGTCGGACATCCGTCTGGCGCGTATCTCGATCGCCGACGACATTCTGTATCAGACGCACCTGCCCAGTGTGCGCTTCGGTCGCGCGACGGTCGATCTGCCGACGGGCTCGTTTTTGCAGGCCTCGCCCACCTCCGAAGCCGACATGGTGGCACTGGTCAAGGCGGCCGTGGCGGGCGCCAGGCGCGTGGCCGACCTGTTCTGCGGCGCGGGCACCTTCACCTTTCCGCTGGCCGAAAACGCTTCGGTCTACGCCGCCGATGCTGCCGGCGGGGCCGTGCGCGCGCTGAAGGCCGCCATCGGTCGCGCGCCGGGGCTTAAGCCGATCACGGTCGAGGCGCGCGACCTGTTCCGCGCGCCGGTGGTGGCCGAGGAAATGGCCGGCTGGGACGCCATCGTCTTCGATCCGCCGCGCGCCGGGGCCGAGGCGCAGGTCGGGCAGATTGCGCGTTCGAAGGTTCAGCGCGTCGTCGGCGTGAGTTGCAACGCCCAGACCTTTGCCCGCGACGCCAAAATTTTGACGGAGGCGGGCTTTCAACTGGACCGGGTGACGCCTATAGATCAGTTCCTGTGGTCCGGCCATGTCGAGCTGGTTGGCGTGTTTTCGCGGTAA
- a CDS encoding glycosyltransferase, producing MISVVIPTLNAEASLVRTLGALVPAVVEGLIKEVIIVDGGSEDATLEIADSTGCTIIHADASRGLQLWQGCKAAKGDWLMILHADSQLADGWMDHVRDHMKHFPLRAGYFRLAFDDPSWFASFWAEIVAFNSRWLAIPSGDHGLFLSRALYDAVGGYKDQVAFEDLSIDLALGRARLRLIPVALTTNGERFRKGSWYLSLFGKAGGFMLYLLGFPPKPPVKKA from the coding sequence TTGATCTCTGTCGTCATTCCCACCCTCAATGCCGAAGCCTCTCTGGTGCGCACCCTGGGCGCGCTAGTTCCGGCGGTGGTCGAGGGCCTGATCAAGGAAGTGATCATCGTCGACGGCGGGTCCGAAGACGCAACGCTGGAAATCGCCGATTCCACCGGCTGCACCATCATCCACGCCGACGCCAGCCGCGGGCTGCAACTGTGGCAGGGCTGCAAGGCGGCCAAGGGCGACTGGCTGATGATCCTGCACGCGGATTCGCAACTGGCCGACGGCTGGATGGACCACGTGCGCGATCATATGAAGCATTTCCCGCTGCGCGCCGGTTATTTCCGTCTGGCCTTTGACGATCCGTCGTGGTTCGCCAGCTTCTGGGCTGAAATCGTCGCCTTCAATTCGCGCTGGCTGGCCATTCCGTCGGGCGACCACGGGCTATTTCTGTCGCGCGCGCTCTATGACGCCGTGGGTGGCTATAAGGACCAGGTGGCGTTCGAAGACCTGAGCATTGACCTCGCTTTGGGCCGGGCGCGGCTGCGGCTGATTCCCGTGGCGCTGACCACCAATGGCGAGCGTTTCCGCAAGGGGAGCTGGTATCTGTCGCTGTTCGGCAAGGCGGGCGGGTTCATGCTCTACCTGCTGGGCTTCCCGCCCAAGCCGCCGGTGAAGAAGGCTTAG
- a CDS encoding transglycosylase SLT domain-containing protein: MTRPASRARYRHILLSAAALTGVCFCAHVHAQTTGDKTVDSILKAPQSSYQGAVLLAAAADTPRKPIAYSSLTRAAPKVPAALDAGLSPWDAQLYQAAFEALDKGDFATADASIEKIGDKSLMGYVEFNKLFHADYSSTYDELMGWLQRYPDHPQAMRVWNLAKRKKPDGAEDPPFPKLAGAQKLSFTGLLDDAPRSEIKAGTAGPDSALTPKSARSAYNDGKLDQALKLGVQIGDRWVAGLAAYRLKRYDEALKHFDFIVNDPSQSAWSQSGGAYWAGRMAAKMGHKADADLYFKYAASFPFTFYGLLAEQRLGAEPAVMRAQKGEAPVYAEETRGTYTAKLNADFNWAKTDTQARRVSMLMAVGRKSDARTELQTAIQRSPDQQSRSNWLALADAHDLSVSQIRTSDRLFDPANYTIPDFEPTEGWRIDKALLFAIAKKESKFNAKAKSYAGAYGLLQLMPATAYVVTRDSSLMSKPDQLLDPAVNLQVGQSYMLKLAASGINDSDLFRVVASYNAGEKWVQDAMRSLGDDADSLLVMESIPVAQTRQYVEEVVASYWIYRQIMGKSSKTLALAASDAKIVDILADK, translated from the coding sequence TTGACCAGACCCGCGAGCCGCGCCCGCTACAGGCATATCCTGCTGTCCGCCGCCGCGCTTACCGGTGTCTGCTTCTGCGCTCACGTCCATGCCCAAACAACCGGCGATAAGACGGTCGATTCGATCCTCAAGGCCCCGCAATCTTCCTATCAGGGCGCGGTTCTGCTTGCCGCAGCGGCCGACACGCCGCGCAAGCCCATCGCCTATTCCAGCCTGACCAGGGCCGCGCCGAAGGTACCGGCGGCGCTCGATGCCGGCCTGTCGCCGTGGGACGCGCAACTCTATCAGGCGGCGTTCGAGGCCCTGGACAAGGGCGACTTCGCCACCGCCGACGCCTCGATCGAAAAGATCGGCGACAAGAGCCTGATGGGCTATGTCGAATTCAACAAGCTGTTCCACGCCGACTATTCATCGACCTACGACGAACTGATGGGCTGGCTCCAGCGTTATCCCGATCATCCGCAGGCCATGCGCGTGTGGAATCTGGCCAAGCGCAAGAAGCCCGACGGCGCCGAAGATCCTCCGTTTCCGAAACTGGCCGGCGCGCAAAAGCTGTCCTTCACCGGCCTGCTCGACGATGCGCCGCGCAGCGAGATCAAGGCCGGGACCGCCGGTCCCGATTCGGCCCTGACACCCAAGTCGGCGCGGTCGGCCTATAATGACGGCAAGCTCGATCAGGCCCTGAAACTGGGCGTTCAGATCGGCGATCGCTGGGTGGCGGGCCTTGCCGCCTATCGCCTCAAGCGCTACGACGAGGCGCTGAAACACTTCGACTTCATCGTCAACGACCCCAGCCAAAGCGCCTGGAGCCAGTCCGGCGGGGCCTACTGGGCGGGCCGCATGGCCGCGAAGATGGGGCACAAGGCCGACGCCGACCTCTATTTCAAATACGCCGCCTCCTTCCCCTTCACCTTCTACGGCCTTTTGGCCGAGCAGCGTCTGGGCGCCGAGCCCGCCGTGATGCGCGCCCAGAAGGGCGAGGCTCCGGTCTATGCCGAGGAAACGCGCGGAACCTACACGGCCAAGCTCAATGCCGACTTCAACTGGGCCAAGACCGACACGCAGGCCCGCCGCGTCTCGATGCTGATGGCTGTGGGCCGCAAATCCGACGCCCGCACCGAGCTTCAGACCGCCATCCAGCGCTCTCCGGATCAGCAATCGCGCAGCAACTGGCTGGCTCTGGCCGATGCGCACGACCTGTCGGTGTCGCAGATCCGCACCTCGGACCGCCTGTTCGATCCGGCCAACTACACCATTCCCGACTTCGAGCCGACCGAAGGCTGGCGCATCGACAAGGCGCTACTGTTCGCCATCGCCAAGAAGGAAAGCAAATTCAACGCCAAGGCCAAGAGCTATGCCGGGGCCTACGGGCTGCTGCAACTGATGCCGGCGACGGCCTATGTAGTGACGCGCGACTCCAGCCTGATGAGCAAGCCAGATCAATTGCTGGACCCGGCGGTCAATCTTCAGGTGGGTCAGTCCTACATGCTGAAACTGGCGGCGTCGGGCATCAACGATTCCGACCTGTTCCGCGTCGTGGCTTCTTACAATGCCGGTGAAAAATGGGTGCAGGACGCCATGCGCTCGCTGGGTGACGACGCCGACTCGCTGCTGGTGATGGAATCGATCCCGGTGGCGCAGACCCGGCAATATGTCGAAGAGGTCGTGGCCTCTTACTGGATCTATCGCCAGATCATGGGCAAGTCGTCGAAGACCTTGGCCCTCGCGGCTTCGGACGCCAAGATCGTCGATATTCTGGCCGATAAGTAG